From Triticum urartu cultivar G1812 chromosome 2, Tu2.1, whole genome shotgun sequence, a single genomic window includes:
- the LOC125538902 gene encoding 2,3-dimethylmalate lyase-like, translated as MACYAALLHQPPASPSPCTSGRAGSCRVRPPPLLQRRAPPLSARAWISPRCSYAAAGGSAGAGAGEQPAAALRRVLETPGAHQAPACYDALSARLVERAGFRACFTSGFSISAARLGLPDVGLISYGEMIDQGRLITEAVSIPVIGDADNGYGNCMNVKRTVKGFINAGFAGIILEDQVSPKACGHTQGRKVVSREEAIMHIKAAVDARKESGSDIVIVARTDSRQALSLDEALWRARAFADAGADVLFIDALASREEMMAFCAVSPGVPKMANMLEGGGKTPILSPLELEEIGYKIIAYPLSLIGVSMRAMEDALVAIKGGRIPPPSSLPSFEEIKDTLGFNRYYEEEKRYVASPAQSSFGSGNYDYTTEASSSGDTKSRTEKSQEPIIDILPQLYDPGSAGGRGPSSGMWSRTLRLKITGRDGVQKIDARIPAGFLEGMTKVIPGLAGTNIMERLRNAPMDSDNPQNGQILLDFEDGMGDRIQVFIA; from the exons ATGGCGTGCTACGCCGCTCTCCTGCACCAGCCGCCCGCCTCGCCGTCCCCGTGCACCTCAGGCCGCGCCGGCTCCTGCCGCGTCCGGCCACCTCCGCTCCTCCAGCGCCGAGCCCCTCCCCTGTCCGCGCGCGCTTGGATCTCCCCGCGCTGCTCCTACGCCGCAGCCGGAGGGAGCGCCGGAGCGGGCGCCGGGGAGCAGCCCGCGGCGGCGCTCCGGAGAGTGCTGGAGACGCCGGGCGCCCACCAGGCGCCCGCTTGCTACGATGCGCTCAGCGCCCGCCTAGTCGAGCGCGCCGGGTTCAGGGCCTGCTTCACGAGCG GCTTCTCAATATCTGCTGCAAGGCTTGGATTGCCAGATGTTGGTCTGATCTCCTATGGCGAAATGATAGATCAAGGGCGTTTAATCACTGAAGCAGTGTCGATACCTGTAATTGGTGATGCTGATAATGGTTATGGAAACTGTATGAATGTCAAGAGGACAGTGAAAGGATTTATCAATGCTGGTTTTGCTGGAATTATTCTTGAAGATCAG GTGTCACCAAAAGCATGTGGACATACACAAGGAAGGAAAGTTGTCTCGAGAGAGGAAGCGATTATGCACATAAAAGCTGCTGTAGATGCCAGGAAGGAGAGTGGCTCTGACATTGTTATTGTGGCAAGGACAGATTCTCGTCAAGCTTTGTCTCTTGATGAAGCGTTATGGAGAGCACGAGCTTTTGCTGATGCTGGAGCAGATGTTCTATTCATTGATGCCCTTGCCTCAAGGGAAGAGATGATGGcgttttgtgcagtttcacctgGAGTTCCAAAAATG GCCAACATGTTAGAAGGTGGTGGTAAAACTCCTATACTGAGCCCTCTTGAACTTGAAGAAATTGGTTACAAAATCATAGCCTACCCATTATCTCTAATTGGGGTATCAATGCGTGCAATGGAG GATGCTCTTGTTGCTATAAAAGGTGGCCGCATACCTCCTCCAAGTAGCTTGCCATCATTTGAGGAGATCAAGGATACACTAGGGTTTAACCGCTATTATGAAGAGGAAAAGCGATACGTTGCGTCACCAGCTCAATCATCCTTTGGGAGTG GTAATTATGATTATACAACTGAAGCAAGCAGTTCAGGAGACACCAAGTCGAGGACTGAGAAATCACAAGAACCTATTATTGACATACTGCCACAGCTCTATGATCCTGGTTCCGCTGGAGGCAGAGGTCCTTCAAGTGGGATGTGGTCCCGCACACTTCGATTAAAGATTACTGGAAGAGATGGGGTCCAGAAAATTGATGCCAGGATACCT GCTGGATTCTTAGAAGGGATGACAAAAGTTATACCAG GCCTGGCTGGAACTAATATCATGGAAAGGCTTCGGAACGCGCCTATGGATTCGGACAACCCCCAGAACGGGCAGATACTGCTTGATTTTGAGGACGGCATGGGAGATAGGATCCAGGTGTTCATCGCGTGA